From one Lotus japonicus ecotype B-129 chromosome 3, LjGifu_v1.2 genomic stretch:
- the LOC130744734 gene encoding uncharacterized protein LOC130744734 produces the protein MLKWLEEPPLLPGACSIWAASEVVAALGEGLSSWRGGGDKERSSFVGGGLGGVTWRGGDFGFSFSVSLSFSPAAALEHVAAAAALMPAVGCCCGAYSGRLGSGTGGCTSGSIIEGCDSDRLSGRGGGSFGGRELARPVSWRLGACNGSGGGNFLALATAAAVG, from the coding sequence ATGTTGAAGTGGCTAGAAGAACCACCTCTGTTACCAGGGGCTTGCTCAATCTGGGCTGCCTCGGAAGTGGTGGCGGCATTGGGAGAGGGTCTTTCTTCTTGGCGAGGCGGGGGAGACAAAGAACGCTCATCGTTCGTGggaggcgggctaggaggtgtgACTTGGCGCGGGGGAGACtttgggttttctttttctgtttctctttctttctccccgGCGGCAGCATTGGAGCATGTGGCGGCAGCTGCGGCGCTTATGCCAgcagttggttgttgttgtggcGCCTATAGTGGCAGACTTGGCAGCGGCACCGGTGGCTGTACCAGCGGCAGCATAATCGAGGGCTGTGACAGTGACAGGCTCAGTGGCCGCGGTGGTGGAAGCTTCGGCGGCAGGGAGTTGGCTCGTCCAGTCAGTTGGAGACTTGGAGCTTGCAATGGTAGCGGTGGTGGCAACTTTCTTGCCTTGGCCACAGCGGCGGCGGTGGGTTGA